One part of the Marinobacterium rhizophilum genome encodes these proteins:
- a CDS encoding uroporphyrinogen-III C-methyltransferase — protein sequence MSDKGNRNKENRTPEIIDAEVTEVPTQATPGSSDSPPSSKTTRAARWPAFAALLLSIIALVLVIFLGWHGWQWQQGNAQALQQINEQVESAQADGQAQLTQELDGLQQQMAAFRSQAQTDKSGIDALQERLTQSIQQVMSRQQSSRKDWLLAEVEYLLRLANQRVLMEQTADGALKLLKSADLILKETDDVSIYEVRKALAADIAALESVPRLDTEGAFLQLGALNTQVDRLSLVPVTNKRELPALLEQITPDSVSESWTQGLKASWNGAISKFEQLIVIQHRDEPVEPLLSPEQHFFLQQNLHLMLEQAQLALLQRKQNAYDSALVKAENWIDTYFDPQDATTNALLRGIAELRQLQVAPEVPDISGSLNTLKAYLEHMAKLKQEGAA from the coding sequence ATGAGCGACAAAGGGAATAGAAACAAAGAAAACCGGACGCCCGAAATCATTGACGCCGAAGTGACCGAAGTGCCGACCCAGGCAACGCCGGGCAGCAGCGACAGCCCGCCATCCTCCAAAACGACCAGGGCCGCCCGCTGGCCCGCCTTCGCCGCACTGCTGCTGTCCATCATCGCCCTGGTGCTGGTTATCTTCCTGGGCTGGCACGGCTGGCAGTGGCAGCAGGGCAATGCCCAGGCACTGCAGCAGATCAACGAGCAGGTCGAAAGCGCCCAGGCCGACGGCCAGGCCCAGCTGACCCAGGAGCTCGACGGTCTGCAACAGCAGATGGCCGCGTTCAGGTCACAGGCCCAGACCGACAAGAGCGGTATTGATGCCCTGCAGGAACGTCTGACCCAGAGCATTCAGCAGGTCATGTCGCGCCAGCAGAGTTCGCGCAAGGACTGGCTGCTGGCGGAGGTTGAATACCTGCTGCGCCTGGCCAACCAGCGTGTACTGATGGAGCAGACCGCCGACGGCGCCCTGAAACTGCTGAAGTCCGCCGACCTCATTCTGAAAGAAACCGACGATGTCTCGATCTATGAAGTACGCAAGGCTCTGGCCGCGGATATCGCCGCCCTCGAGTCCGTGCCGCGGCTGGACACCGAGGGCGCCTTCCTGCAGCTGGGTGCACTCAACACCCAGGTCGACCGCCTGAGCCTGGTGCCGGTCACCAACAAGCGCGAGCTGCCGGCGTTGCTGGAACAGATCACCCCGGACAGCGTCTCCGAGTCCTGGACCCAGGGTCTCAAGGCCTCCTGGAACGGCGCCATCAGCAAGTTCGAGCAGCTGATCGTGATTCAGCACCGTGACGAACCGGTCGAGCCCCTGCTCTCCCCCGAACAGCACTTTTTCCTGCAGCAGAACCTGCACCTGATGCTCGAGCAGGCTCAGCTTGCGCTGCTGCAGCGCAAGCAGAACGCCTACGACAGCGCACTGGTCAAGGCGGAAAACTGGATCGATACCTACTTTGATCCGCAGGACGCCACCACCAACGCCCTGCTGCGCGGCATCGCCGAACTCAGACAGCTGCAGGTTGCGCCCGAGGTACCGGATATTTCCGGCTCCCTCAACACCCTCAAGGCCTACCTTGAGCACATGGCAAAACTGAAGCAGGAAGGAGCCGCGTGA